In Pseudothermotoga hypogea DSM 11164 = NBRC 106472, the following are encoded in one genomic region:
- a CDS encoding potassium channel family protein, giving the protein MKKTESLYVVIAGCGRIGSIVATSLSVSGSNVVVIDTDETALENLPEEFTGFKINGDVTEISVLREARLDKADVLVALTGDDNTNFMVSTVAKRFFGVKRVIARVNDPSNEDIFKEFDIDIVSPTRLTAMSILRELGVRET; this is encoded by the coding sequence ATGAAGAAAACTGAATCTTTGTATGTGGTCATAGCAGGTTGTGGAAGAATTGGTTCGATCGTGGCGACGAGCCTCTCAGTTTCTGGAAGCAACGTTGTAGTGATCGATACGGATGAAACAGCGCTCGAGAATCTTCCTGAAGAGTTCACCGGGTTCAAGATCAACGGAGACGTGACTGAGATCTCCGTTTTGAGAGAGGCTCGACTCGATAAAGCTGACGTGTTGGTCGCGTTGACGGGTGACGACAACACCAATTTCATGGTCTCAACGGTGGCCAAAAGGTTCTTCGGAGTCAAGCGAGTGATAGCGCGAGTCAACGATCCATCGAACGAGGACATATTCAAAGAATTCGACATCGACATCGTATCACCCACACGACTCACTGCGATGAGTATTCTGCGAGAATTAGGGGTGCGAGAAACTTGA
- the glnA gene encoding type I glutamate--ammonia ligase, which produces MKAEDVLKLVEEESIQFVRLQFSDINGNVKNVEIPTQELPRAFERGIMFDGSSIEGFVRIEESDMYLRPDPETFAILPWTTDGIKSARLICDVYKPDGTPFEGDPRYRLKLVVEKAKKMGFVPYAGPELEFFVVPRDSKGFPVAETLDRGSYFDLLPLNQVESLRSEAAVALRTMGIDVEASHHEGAPSQHEVDFRYDELVRTADNTQTVKLVLKTIAIKYNLHVTFMPKPFFGINGSGMHTHLSLFRDGENAFHDPSASDGLSKTLYYFVGGLIAHAKEITAITNPTVNSYKRLVPGYEAPVNIAWSKANRSALIRVPAARGKSTRIEYRAPDPSCNTYLALAVMVAAGLDGIEKRTDPPLPIEENIYTMSDEKKAQIKIESLPGSLKDALEEMKNSTLVKEVLGEHIFRKFLELKRREWREFSISVTDWEIRRYLNV; this is translated from the coding sequence ATGAAAGCGGAGGATGTTCTGAAGCTCGTGGAGGAAGAAAGTATCCAGTTCGTGAGATTGCAGTTTTCGGACATCAACGGGAACGTCAAGAACGTGGAGATACCCACTCAAGAGCTACCCAGGGCCTTTGAAAGGGGTATCATGTTCGATGGATCGTCCATCGAAGGTTTTGTGAGAATCGAAGAATCGGACATGTACCTGAGGCCCGATCCAGAAACTTTCGCCATTCTGCCTTGGACAACCGACGGTATCAAGAGCGCGAGGTTGATCTGTGATGTGTACAAACCTGACGGAACACCGTTTGAGGGGGATCCGCGATACAGACTGAAACTCGTCGTCGAAAAGGCAAAGAAGATGGGCTTTGTCCCCTATGCCGGGCCTGAACTGGAATTCTTCGTTGTACCAAGAGACTCGAAAGGTTTCCCCGTGGCAGAGACGCTCGATCGGGGAAGTTACTTTGACCTGTTGCCCCTCAACCAGGTTGAATCTCTGAGAAGCGAAGCGGCCGTGGCCCTTAGAACGATGGGCATCGACGTTGAGGCTTCACACCATGAAGGGGCACCCTCACAGCACGAGGTCGATTTTCGTTACGATGAACTGGTCAGGACAGCAGACAACACACAGACTGTGAAGTTGGTTTTGAAGACGATCGCCATAAAGTACAACTTGCACGTCACGTTCATGCCGAAACCCTTCTTTGGGATCAACGGTTCGGGGATGCACACGCACTTGAGTCTCTTCAGGGACGGAGAAAACGCTTTCCATGATCCCAGCGCTTCGGACGGCCTTTCAAAGACGCTGTATTACTTCGTTGGTGGTTTGATCGCACACGCCAAGGAGATCACCGCAATCACGAACCCAACAGTGAACAGTTACAAACGCTTGGTACCAGGTTATGAGGCTCCCGTGAACATCGCCTGGTCGAAGGCGAACAGGAGTGCTCTGATAAGGGTTCCAGCTGCCAGGGGCAAATCGACGAGGATTGAGTACAGAGCACCAGATCCCAGCTGCAACACCTATCTGGCACTCGCCGTGATGGTGGCAGCGGGCCTGGATGGAATCGAAAAACGTACCGACCCACCTCTGCCGATCGAGGAAAACATCTACACGATGAGCGATGAGAAGAAGGCTCAGATAAAGATAGAATCGTTGCCCGGTTCGCTGAAGGACGCATTGGAGGAAATGAAAAACTCCACTCTCGTCAAAGAAGTTCTCGGAGAGCACATTTTCAGAAAATTCCTGGAACTGAAGAGAAGAGAATGGAGAGAATTCAGTATCAGTGTAACCGATTGGGAGATCAGAAGGTACTTGAACGTGTGA
- a CDS encoding NUDIX hydrolase, whose protein sequence is MVAVPIVFIFNEPYMVFIRRAHHLSRHANQVAFPGGLVEDGETLVEAMFRELEEEIGVAKDRCSLLGTLSSTVTGKSNLLVQAFLVQIDRPHFRLNKSEVQDLYLVSLSLFDRISCDEIVLPSGGRTCRFVIDGIVIWGATARIIRDSLEKMKRLLEGFKDELSDRPGD, encoded by the coding sequence GTGGTTGCGGTCCCCATAGTCTTCATCTTCAATGAACCATACATGGTCTTCATACGCAGAGCTCACCACTTGAGCAGACACGCGAATCAAGTTGCCTTTCCGGGAGGCTTAGTCGAAGACGGTGAAACACTCGTAGAAGCTATGTTTCGGGAGCTCGAAGAAGAAATTGGTGTTGCAAAAGATCGCTGCAGCTTACTTGGTACGTTGTCCTCGACTGTGACGGGAAAGTCAAACCTCTTGGTTCAAGCGTTCCTCGTTCAAATTGATCGGCCCCATTTCAGACTTAACAAATCTGAGGTGCAGGATCTTTACCTCGTCAGTTTATCGTTGTTCGATAGAATTTCGTGTGACGAGATCGTGCTTCCAAGCGGTGGCAGAACGTGCAGATTCGTCATCGATGGGATCGTGATATGGGGTGCGACGGCAAGGATCATCAGAGATTCTCTGGAGAAAATGAAACGATTACTGGAGGGATTCAAAGATGAACTTTCTGATCGCCCGGGTGACTGA
- a CDS encoding ribonuclease HII has protein sequence MRRELFLFDEFYRSSFGTIIGVDEAGRGCIAGPVVAAAVVLLEPLDVYDSKQLSPGQRERLFEEIQKCAEVGVGIASEEEIDTYNILNATRIAMNRALENLHYPGAFVLVDGKSLKLSQQGTCVVKGDRKSASIAAASIVAKVTRDHLMEMFHERYPDYGFYKHKGYPTREHLENLRRYGPTEFHRLTFKPVLEMLTEELLAKIVSKDSQRFLSVLRKMNRLVSST, from the coding sequence ATGAGAAGAGAGTTGTTCCTTTTTGACGAGTTTTACAGATCAAGTTTTGGCACCATCATAGGGGTGGATGAAGCAGGGAGAGGTTGCATAGCGGGACCTGTGGTCGCCGCCGCGGTTGTGTTGCTCGAACCGCTGGACGTGTACGATTCAAAGCAATTGAGTCCAGGACAGAGGGAGCGTCTCTTTGAAGAGATACAGAAATGCGCCGAGGTTGGAGTTGGTATCGCGTCCGAAGAGGAGATAGACACGTACAACATCCTGAACGCAACAAGAATCGCCATGAACCGCGCCCTCGAGAATCTCCACTATCCGGGCGCTTTTGTTTTGGTCGATGGAAAATCGTTGAAACTTTCTCAACAGGGCACGTGCGTGGTGAAAGGAGACCGAAAGAGTGCTTCCATCGCCGCGGCATCGATAGTTGCGAAAGTGACGCGAGATCACCTCATGGAAATGTTCCACGAGCGCTATCCTGATTATGGTTTTTACAAACACAAAGGCTACCCAACCAGAGAACACCTTGAGAATCTTCGTCGTTATGGCCCGACAGAGTTTCACAGACTCACGTTCAAACCCGTTCTGGAAATGCTCACCGAAGAACTGCTCGCTAAGATCGTTTCAAAGGATTCGCAGCGCTTCTTATCGGTTCTGAGAAAAATGAACCGACTCGTCTCTTCCACTTAA
- a CDS encoding cobalamin-dependent protein (Presence of a B(12) (cobalamin)-binding domain implies dependence on cobalamin itself, in one of its several forms, or in some unusual lineages, dependence on a cobalamin-like analog.) yields MKMIGASIGSCVHNVGLLNFLNLAKENGYETLYIGSAVPIEKLVEEIEKHDPDVVAMSYRLGAEALRNLLQTLEHLLKERGLLNKTYIFGGTVETASVARTFNFISKVFDGTEEMDEIVMFLRGEARKLQRMEIYPQRLGERIKFKSPFPLIRHHIGLQTLEETIKEIEKMADSQLLDVISIAPDQNCQQFFFEPEKMDPKQDGAGGAPIRTKEDFVRSYQASRRGNYPLVRCYAGTRHMVEFSKLLKETLNNAWAAIPLMWYSDLDRRSDRPLLEAIKENMEAIRWNGENDVPVEVTDSHQWALRLAHDAVEVAAAYLATFAAKKLGVKEYVQQFMLETPMGLSPKGDIAKMMAKRELVESLADENFKVYRMIRTGLMSMPADPDAAKGQIGVSMFYGMALEPHIVHVVAYCESVKRATAKEIIESVKIARRAINVALRGLSDPLADPWIRGEKERIKEEALQIIEAIKSLGGGSDEDLLNPDLLFEAVKIGILDAPALKGFSVAKGEVRTAIIDGQCRCVDENGRVISEKERLAKILGRSHE; encoded by the coding sequence ATGAAGATGATCGGTGCCTCCATAGGAAGCTGCGTTCACAACGTTGGTTTGCTCAATTTTCTCAACTTGGCGAAGGAGAACGGTTACGAAACACTGTACATAGGTTCCGCCGTACCGATAGAGAAACTCGTGGAAGAGATAGAGAAGCACGATCCTGATGTCGTCGCGATGAGTTACAGACTCGGTGCGGAAGCACTGAGAAATCTTCTGCAAACCTTGGAACATCTGTTGAAAGAACGTGGTCTTCTGAATAAGACATACATATTCGGTGGTACGGTGGAGACGGCCAGTGTCGCGAGAACGTTCAATTTTATAAGTAAGGTCTTCGATGGGACCGAAGAGATGGATGAAATCGTCATGTTCTTGAGAGGAGAGGCGCGGAAATTACAAAGAATGGAGATTTACCCGCAGAGGCTGGGTGAAAGAATAAAATTCAAAAGCCCTTTTCCTCTCATACGACATCACATAGGGTTACAAACGCTCGAAGAGACCATAAAAGAGATCGAAAAAATGGCGGATTCTCAACTGCTGGACGTCATATCCATTGCACCTGATCAGAACTGTCAACAGTTCTTTTTCGAACCGGAGAAGATGGATCCAAAGCAAGATGGTGCCGGTGGGGCACCGATAAGAACAAAAGAAGACTTCGTGAGATCGTACCAAGCAAGCAGAAGAGGAAATTATCCGCTCGTCAGGTGCTACGCAGGCACGAGACACATGGTGGAGTTTTCAAAACTGCTGAAGGAGACACTTAACAATGCGTGGGCGGCGATACCGCTCATGTGGTACAGCGACCTCGACAGACGCTCCGACAGGCCTTTGCTTGAAGCGATCAAGGAGAACATGGAGGCGATACGCTGGAACGGTGAGAACGATGTGCCGGTTGAAGTGACCGACTCTCACCAGTGGGCCTTGAGATTAGCCCACGATGCCGTGGAGGTCGCCGCGGCGTACCTCGCCACCTTTGCCGCGAAGAAGCTTGGTGTGAAGGAGTACGTGCAACAGTTCATGCTGGAAACACCCATGGGTTTATCGCCGAAAGGTGACATCGCCAAGATGATGGCGAAAAGGGAACTTGTTGAAAGCCTCGCAGATGAAAATTTCAAAGTTTATCGAATGATAAGAACAGGTCTGATGTCTATGCCAGCAGACCCCGATGCGGCAAAGGGACAGATAGGCGTCTCCATGTTCTACGGGATGGCGCTTGAACCGCACATAGTGCACGTCGTCGCCTATTGTGAATCTGTGAAGAGAGCTACGGCAAAGGAGATCATAGAGAGCGTCAAGATTGCCAGAAGGGCCATAAACGTTGCACTGCGCGGTCTTTCAGATCCTCTGGCGGATCCTTGGATACGAGGGGAAAAGGAGCGAATCAAAGAAGAAGCCTTGCAGATAATTGAAGCCATCAAGTCACTCGGTGGTGGCTCCGATGAAGATTTACTTAACCCAGACCTACTCTTCGAAGCCGTTAAGATCGGAATACTGGACGCTCCGGCACTCAAAGGTTTCTCCGTGGCGAAAGGCGAGGTCAGAACTGCGATAATAGATGGACAGTGCAGATGCGTTGATGAAAATGGAAGAGTAATTAGTGAGAAAGAAAGACTTGCAAAAATTCTGGGGAGGTCACATGAATGA
- a CDS encoding NAD/NADP-dependent octopine/nopaline dehydrogenase family protein, giving the protein MKICVIGAGNGGQALAGYLALKGYDVSLYNRSEKRIAPILKTRKIKLEGEVNATAQISFATTDLAEAIKGRKLLMVVVPANAHREVAEKLAPLLEDGQIIVLNPGRTAGALEFANVLKEKGVQKDVVIAEAQTFVFASRMSNPGVVRIFRIKNAVPVAALPAARNKDLEETLLKVMPEFELAPNTLYTSFNNIGAVFHPATIVLNAGWVETTFGKFEFYFEGISPSVAKVLQAIDEERCAVARKFGIEPMTAVQWLSYAYDVKGKDLYDAIHNNEGYRGIQAPTSLENRYILEDVPTSLVPISAFGKLVKVKTPTIDAIVKLASIMMGIDFFKEGRNFERLHLKGKTLEEVKRIMEEGWQ; this is encoded by the coding sequence GTGAAAATATGCGTAATTGGCGCAGGCAATGGTGGGCAAGCTCTTGCAGGGTATCTTGCTCTAAAAGGGTATGACGTTTCACTGTACAACAGATCCGAAAAAAGGATCGCACCCATTTTGAAGACGAGGAAGATCAAGCTCGAGGGTGAAGTCAACGCAACGGCGCAGATTTCTTTTGCAACGACGGATTTGGCAGAAGCGATCAAGGGTAGAAAACTCCTCATGGTCGTCGTTCCAGCCAACGCACACCGTGAAGTGGCCGAAAAGCTCGCCCCACTGCTCGAAGATGGTCAAATCATCGTGCTCAATCCAGGAAGAACGGCTGGAGCTCTGGAGTTCGCCAACGTGTTGAAGGAAAAGGGTGTGCAGAAAGACGTTGTCATCGCTGAGGCCCAAACATTCGTCTTCGCATCACGCATGTCTAATCCTGGCGTGGTACGAATCTTCAGAATCAAGAACGCCGTGCCGGTTGCGGCTCTCCCTGCGGCGAGAAACAAAGACCTGGAAGAAACCCTTCTGAAGGTCATGCCCGAGTTTGAACTCGCGCCGAACACGCTTTACACGAGTTTCAACAACATAGGTGCAGTTTTTCATCCTGCCACAATTGTCTTGAACGCAGGTTGGGTGGAAACGACGTTCGGAAAGTTTGAGTTCTACTTTGAGGGCATAAGCCCATCTGTGGCGAAGGTTCTGCAAGCGATCGACGAAGAAAGGTGCGCAGTCGCAAGGAAGTTTGGCATTGAACCCATGACGGCCGTGCAGTGGTTATCCTACGCGTACGATGTGAAGGGGAAGGATCTGTACGATGCGATACACAACAACGAAGGTTACAGGGGCATACAGGCGCCCACGAGCCTCGAGAACAGATACATCTTGGAGGACGTGCCCACAAGTTTGGTGCCCATATCAGCCTTCGGAAAGTTGGTTAAGGTGAAAACACCCACGATCGATGCCATCGTCAAGCTCGCCTCGATCATGATGGGCATCGACTTCTTCAAAGAGGGTAGGAACTTTGAGAGGCTTCATCTCAAGGGGAAAACCCTCGAAGAGGTCAAGCGAATCATGGAGGAGGGATGGCAATGA
- a CDS encoding potassium channel family protein — protein sequence MKFVIIGGQKIAYHLARMMISKGYHVYIVNKDPRACESLAKNLSAVVILGDGSKKSVLDQLDLSGEDLVVVLTNTDRDNLIISQMLRHYYGVERIVTLVNDPEDIEIFYRLGVKAAVSPTNLLLQTIQGLLLVDEMEEFSPVEEGRLVFLRLEIPRTSPSVGKKLKDIPLPNNCVIGAIIRNNAVVIPRGETELLAEDRVMVLCEPAVQSQVINLLVGE from the coding sequence TTGAAGTTCGTAATCATAGGTGGGCAGAAAATCGCTTATCATTTGGCACGCATGATGATTTCAAAAGGCTATCACGTGTACATAGTGAACAAAGACCCACGCGCTTGCGAGAGCCTCGCTAAGAACCTTTCAGCGGTTGTCATCTTAGGCGATGGGAGCAAGAAGAGTGTGCTCGATCAGCTCGATCTCAGTGGTGAGGATCTGGTCGTGGTGTTGACGAACACGGATCGTGATAACCTCATAATATCCCAAATGCTTCGACACTATTACGGGGTAGAGCGCATAGTTACGCTCGTCAACGATCCGGAAGACATAGAGATCTTTTATCGTCTCGGTGTGAAAGCAGCGGTCAGCCCAACGAACCTGTTGTTACAGACGATCCAGGGTCTTTTGCTTGTCGATGAGATGGAGGAGTTTTCACCCGTTGAGGAAGGAAGACTTGTTTTTTTGCGTCTCGAGATACCCAGAACCTCGCCCTCTGTCGGCAAAAAGCTGAAGGATATACCACTACCGAACAACTGTGTCATCGGTGCGATCATCAGAAACAATGCTGTCGTGATACCACGCGGAGAAACGGAACTGCTGGCTGAGGACAGGGTCATGGTGCTCTGTGAACCAGCGGTTCAATCGCAAGTGATAAACTTACTCGTCGGTGAATGA
- a CDS encoding response regulator: MANILVVDDERNVRNLIKKILEENDHSVTTIATGEEALVELRKVKFDLLILDLRLPGMSGTELLKRMKQEGIEVPALIVSAVTNATPVVEALKQGAGDYLSKPFSAQDLVKKVEELLNREQLSFERLARLVEEKLEQGKLTTAEKLARELFSIRPDAEAHVIYAMVMEKLGNKTLAHKYLKAALALDPDHKKALKEIAKYEEN; this comes from the coding sequence ATGGCTAACATTTTGGTAGTGGACGATGAGCGGAACGTCAGAAATCTCATCAAAAAGATCCTCGAGGAAAACGATCACAGTGTGACGACAATTGCTACTGGCGAGGAAGCGCTTGTAGAACTACGTAAAGTGAAGTTTGATCTGCTCATACTCGACTTGAGATTGCCGGGTATGTCGGGTACTGAGTTGTTGAAGCGTATGAAACAGGAAGGCATAGAGGTGCCCGCCCTGATAGTTTCAGCGGTTACCAATGCCACACCCGTAGTTGAAGCTCTGAAGCAGGGTGCTGGAGACTATCTCTCCAAACCTTTTTCGGCTCAGGATCTTGTGAAGAAGGTAGAAGAGCTACTCAACAGAGAGCAACTGAGCTTTGAAAGACTCGCTCGTCTGGTGGAGGAAAAGCTGGAGCAAGGCAAGCTGACCACAGCCGAGAAACTTGCCCGTGAACTCTTCTCAATACGACCTGATGCAGAAGCGCACGTCATTTACGCAATGGTGATGGAAAAGCTTGGCAACAAGACACTTGCGCACAAGTACCTGAAGGCCGCGTTGGCGCTCGATCCAGACCACAAGAAGGCGTTAAAGGAGATTGCAAAGTATGAAGAAAACTGA
- a CDS encoding D-alanine--D-alanine ligase family protein — protein MKVAVVYDLENLDESRVKMIDSVCEALSKHHDVEKLPFGDDFIERVKTFDAVFNLSTAHLQMHVPAVLDVLRIPYTGSSALAHALCTDKIMTKIVLQHYGIPTPNFFVVPVGEEPKTMDFRPAIVKPSRQGSAKGIDADSVVESVEALKKAVKRVHEEFNEPALVEEFIEGKELSVGIVANEVLPILEIDFSTLPDGLERFYSYRVKHYYGEQTRYFCPARIDEDLRRKIEHYARMAFKALNLRNYTRMDLRVRGNEVYFLDVNSLPMLTPNYSDIIKMAEAAKLSYEELIIKIFDDAVRCSRKL, from the coding sequence ATGAAAGTTGCCGTCGTCTACGATCTTGAAAATCTCGACGAGTCACGTGTCAAAATGATCGACAGCGTTTGCGAGGCTTTGTCGAAACATCACGACGTTGAAAAGCTTCCATTTGGTGATGACTTCATCGAACGCGTCAAGACTTTCGATGCGGTCTTCAATCTGTCGACTGCACATCTTCAAATGCATGTTCCTGCTGTACTCGACGTCTTGAGAATACCCTATACGGGTTCTTCTGCACTCGCACACGCTCTCTGCACCGACAAGATCATGACCAAGATCGTTCTTCAGCATTACGGAATACCAACGCCGAATTTCTTCGTCGTACCGGTCGGTGAAGAGCCAAAGACGATGGATTTTCGTCCCGCCATAGTGAAACCTTCGAGACAAGGTAGTGCAAAGGGAATCGATGCGGATTCGGTGGTCGAGAGTGTGGAAGCACTCAAAAAGGCTGTGAAGAGGGTTCACGAAGAGTTCAACGAACCTGCACTGGTGGAAGAGTTCATAGAAGGAAAAGAACTCAGTGTGGGTATCGTGGCGAATGAAGTGCTACCCATTCTCGAGATAGATTTTTCCACACTGCCAGACGGGCTCGAGCGGTTTTATTCCTACAGGGTTAAACATTACTATGGTGAGCAGACGCGTTACTTCTGTCCTGCGCGCATCGATGAAGATCTGAGAAGAAAGATAGAACATTACGCACGAATGGCTTTCAAGGCTTTGAACCTGAGAAATTACACTCGCATGGATCTGCGTGTAAGGGGAAACGAGGTTTACTTTCTCGACGTGAACTCACTTCCGATGCTCACTCCAAACTATTCCGACATAATCAAGATGGCGGAAGCCGCGAAGTTGAGTTACGAGGAATTGATTATCAAGATATTCGACGACGCCGTGCGTTGTTCACGAAAACTTTGA
- the folP gene encoding dihydropteroate synthase — MNFLIARVTDPVEHLSRVGVDPASIPIFKNKGEFVSLLIYDVPAISANVIKQEMLAAGGDAAVHKHSITLKVQSTHVLTMGTLAQHKKLVEKLSLMHYWNLDEIARDIKNCLFETKVRAIELPSGRRLEFEKPLIMGIVNVTPDSFYAASRVEKDKLIDLAARMVKEGVDIIDIGGESTRPGSERVSEDEELNRVVPAVETVRKNFDVFISVDTYKAKVAEEALKNGAEIVNDVSALRFDPEMINVLKTYKPAVVLMHMKGEPKTMQENPYYEDVVKEVLYFFKERIEKLREIGLEDKIIIDPGIGFGKRLVDNLEIIKRISEFKSLGKPVLVGASRKSFIGQVLGNVPPEERLYGTLAVTAYCVLNGVDIVRVHDVKENLHVVKLIRAIQPQSR, encoded by the coding sequence ATGAACTTTCTGATCGCCCGGGTGACTGATCCTGTTGAACATCTTTCGCGAGTCGGCGTCGATCCTGCGTCGATACCGATCTTCAAAAACAAGGGTGAGTTCGTCAGCTTGCTCATCTACGACGTTCCAGCGATCAGCGCGAACGTGATCAAACAAGAAATGCTCGCCGCTGGTGGAGATGCAGCCGTTCACAAACACTCGATCACGCTGAAGGTCCAGTCTACCCATGTTCTGACGATGGGAACGCTCGCACAGCACAAAAAACTCGTTGAAAAACTTTCCTTGATGCACTACTGGAACCTCGATGAGATCGCACGGGACATAAAGAACTGTCTCTTCGAGACCAAAGTTCGTGCCATAGAGCTTCCATCGGGTCGAAGATTGGAGTTCGAGAAACCTTTGATCATGGGCATCGTTAACGTCACACCGGACTCTTTCTATGCTGCGAGTCGTGTTGAGAAAGATAAACTGATCGATCTTGCCGCGAGAATGGTTAAAGAAGGTGTGGACATCATCGACATCGGTGGCGAATCGACCAGACCCGGTTCTGAAAGGGTCAGCGAGGATGAAGAACTCAACAGAGTCGTACCCGCCGTCGAGACCGTGCGGAAAAACTTTGATGTTTTCATTTCTGTTGACACCTACAAAGCGAAGGTCGCAGAAGAAGCGCTGAAGAACGGTGCAGAGATCGTGAACGACGTGAGCGCGCTCAGGTTCGATCCAGAGATGATAAATGTTCTCAAGACCTACAAACCCGCGGTGGTGTTGATGCACATGAAAGGTGAGCCAAAGACGATGCAGGAGAATCCCTATTACGAAGATGTCGTCAAAGAGGTCCTCTACTTCTTCAAAGAGAGAATCGAGAAACTTCGCGAAATCGGTCTGGAAGACAAAATCATAATCGATCCTGGCATCGGTTTTGGAAAAAGGCTCGTTGACAATCTGGAGATAATAAAACGAATTTCCGAATTCAAGAGTTTGGGGAAACCCGTGCTCGTGGGGGCTTCAAGAAAGTCTTTCATAGGCCAGGTTCTGGGCAACGTGCCTCCCGAAGAAAGACTGTACGGTACCCTCGCGGTGACAGCTTACTGTGTTCTGAACGGTGTTGACATCGTCAGAGTTCACGATGTTAAGGAAAATCTGCACGTTGTCAAGCTGATCCGGGCGATTCAGCCGCAAAGTAGATGA